From one Trichoplusia ni isolate ovarian cell line Hi5 unplaced genomic scaffold, tn1 tig00001299, whole genome shotgun sequence genomic stretch:
- the LOC113507267 gene encoding uncharacterized protein LOC113507267 — MVINVYKYVKENWPSNEYPYKTEINKKTASILGIGIASVYNILKEYKSEEGIKSPIKSKDRPKFYQKVDDFDKSVIRKKIHSFFLNGQLPTIPKILQAVNDDEDMPNFSETTLRRLIKHLNFKYIKRQRNNALIDRDDITIWRRKYLKSIKDYRQQNRQIFYMDETWVNAGHTVNKTWVDKQVKSKKQAFLEGLSIGARNPTSKGKRLIITHIGNENGFVEGGENIFECKKTGDYHESMDATHFEQWFENVLPKLGENAVVVMDNAPYHSRRLERIPTTAWKKK; from the exons atggtGATCAACGTATATAAGTACGTGAAAGAAAATTGGCCATCGAATGAATATCCCtacaaaaccgaaataaataaaaaaacagcatcgATTTTGGGAATTGGCATAGCAtctgtgtataatatattaaaagaatataaatcagaAGAGGGAATAAAATCACCTATCAAGTCTAAAGACAGGcctaaattttatcagaaagtagacgattttgataaatccgtaattaggaaaaaaattcacagtttctttttaaatggccAATTACCAACAATTCCCAAGATTCTTCAGGCAGTCAATGACGATGAAGATATGCCAAATTTTAGCGAAACAACTCTCAGGCGGctaataaagcatttaaactttaaatatataaaacgacAGCGAAATAACGCACTTATTGATAGAGATGACATAACAATATGGCggcgaaaatatttgaaatctattaaagACTATAGACAACAAAATCGCCAGATATTTTACATGGATGAGACATGGGTGAATGCAG gacataccgtaaataaaacttgggtagacaaacaagttaaaaGTAAGAAGCAGGCTTTCCTAGAAGGACTTAGCATTGGTGCACGTAACCCAACGTCAAAAGGTAAACGATTAATAATTACCCATATCGGCAATGAGAACGGTTTTGTAGAGGgcggtgaaaatatatttgaatgcaaGAAGACGGGAGATTACCATGAATCAATGGATGCAACACATTTTGAACAATGGTTCGAAAACGTTCTCCCAAAACTTGGAGAAAATGCAGTAGTGGTAATGGACAATGCACCATACCACTCAAGGCGTCTTGAAAGAATTCCTACTACTGCctggaaaaaaaaatga